One part of the Tenacibaculum sp. 190130A14a genome encodes these proteins:
- a CDS encoding acetyl-CoA C-acyltransferase, giving the protein MKEVVIASVARTPIGSFLGTLSTTPAPKLGAVAIKGALDKINLQPEMVEEVFMGNVVSAGLGQAPARQAAIFAGIPNHVPCTTVNKVCSSGMKSIMLAAQTIALGDADIVVAGGMENMSMIPHYQHARNATKFGPVKMEDGMQKDGLVDVYEQVAMGVCADECATEYEFSREDQDNFAIESYNRSAKAWSEGKFADEVVPVEIPQRRGEPVIFAEDEEYKNVKMEKIPALRPAFTKEGTVTAANASTINDGGAALVLMSAEKAKELGITPLAKIRSYADAAHEPKWFTTAPAKALPKALAKAGVSIEDVDYFELNEAFSVVGLANMKILGLSADKVNVNGGAVSLGHPLGVSGARIIIALTSILKQNNAKIGAAGICNGGGGASAMVIERI; this is encoded by the coding sequence ATGAAAGAAGTAGTAATTGCATCGGTTGCAAGAACACCTATAGGAAGCTTTTTAGGAACCTTATCAACTACTCCTGCTCCTAAATTAGGTGCAGTAGCTATTAAAGGTGCTTTAGATAAAATTAATTTACAACCAGAAATGGTAGAAGAGGTTTTTATGGGTAATGTAGTTTCTGCTGGTTTAGGGCAAGCTCCTGCTCGTCAGGCGGCTATTTTCGCAGGAATTCCAAATCACGTACCATGTACTACTGTAAATAAAGTATGTTCTTCAGGAATGAAGTCAATTATGTTGGCCGCTCAAACTATTGCTTTAGGAGATGCTGATATTGTTGTTGCAGGAGGTATGGAAAACATGAGTATGATTCCACATTACCAACATGCACGTAACGCTACTAAGTTTGGTCCAGTAAAAATGGAAGATGGTATGCAAAAGGACGGTTTAGTGGATGTATATGAACAAGTAGCTATGGGAGTTTGTGCTGATGAATGTGCTACGGAATATGAATTCTCTAGAGAAGATCAAGATAACTTTGCTATTGAGTCTTACAATCGTTCAGCAAAAGCATGGAGCGAAGGAAAATTTGCTGATGAAGTAGTTCCTGTTGAAATTCCACAACGTCGTGGAGAACCAGTTATCTTTGCTGAAGATGAAGAATATAAAAACGTAAAAATGGAAAAAATTCCAGCTTTACGCCCTGCTTTTACTAAAGAAGGAACTGTTACTGCTGCAAATGCTTCTACTATTAATGATGGAGGTGCTGCACTAGTACTAATGTCGGCAGAAAAGGCAAAAGAATTAGGTATTACTCCATTAGCTAAAATTAGAAGTTATGCAGATGCAGCACATGAACCAAAGTGGTTTACTACTGCTCCAGCAAAGGCATTACCAAAAGCATTGGCAAAAGCAGGAGTATCTATTGAGGATGTTGATTACTTTGAATTAAACGAAGCTTTCTCTGTTGTTGGATTGGCCAATATGAAAATTTTAGGATTATCTGCAGATAAAGTAAACGTAAATGGAGGTGCTGTCTCATTAGGACACCCATTAGGAGTTTCTGGAGCAAGAATTATCATTGCCCTAACTTCTATTTTAAAACAAAACAATGCTAAAATTGGTGCTGCCGGTATTTGTAACGGTGGTGGTGGTGCTAGTGCAATGGTTATTGAAAGAATTTAA
- a CDS encoding C40 family peptidase, whose amino-acid sequence MLFGICNLSIVPMRLTPSDTAEMVNQLVFGEHFEVLEKDKKWSKIKLSFDNYEGYIDNKQYEEISEETYNNLTSEGKNYAGELIDFVTDNLNNLTTIPLGARLPFFKNQQFSINDTQYSYQGKISNKQLPKAAIIETAFLFLSTPYLWGGKTPFGIDCSGFTQTVYKLCGYNLLRDAKEQATQGEVLSFIEESEPGDLAFFDNEEGVITHVGIIMNDYNIIHAHGKVRIDKLDHSGIYNTDTHQHTHKLRVIKRLV is encoded by the coding sequence ATGCTTTTCGGAATTTGTAATTTAAGTATTGTACCTATGAGGCTAACTCCTTCAGATACTGCTGAGATGGTAAACCAGTTAGTATTTGGTGAGCATTTTGAAGTGTTAGAAAAAGATAAAAAATGGAGTAAAATAAAATTATCTTTCGATAATTATGAAGGATATATTGACAACAAACAATACGAGGAGATTTCTGAAGAAACCTACAACAATTTAACTTCAGAAGGAAAAAATTATGCTGGTGAATTGATTGATTTTGTGACCGACAACCTCAATAATTTAACAACCATCCCTTTAGGTGCCAGACTTCCGTTTTTCAAAAACCAACAATTTAGTATAAACGACACACAGTATTCTTATCAAGGTAAAATTTCTAATAAGCAATTACCAAAAGCAGCTATTATAGAAACTGCTTTTCTATTTTTAAGCACTCCTTATTTATGGGGTGGTAAAACACCTTTCGGTATTGACTGCTCTGGATTTACTCAAACTGTTTATAAGTTATGTGGATACAATTTATTACGTGATGCTAAAGAACAGGCAACTCAAGGTGAAGTATTAAGTTTTATTGAAGAAAGTGAACCAGGTGACTTAGCTTTTTTTGATAATGAAGAAGGAGTTATTACACACGTAGGCATTATTATGAACGACTACAATATTATTCATGCTCATGGTAAAGTAAGAATAGATAAGTTAGATCATAGTGGTATTTATAATACAGATACACATCAGCATACCCATAAACTAAGAGTTATTAAGCGCTTAGTTTAG
- a CDS encoding MBL fold metallo-hydrolase, translating to MDKKKQIKVTFLGTGTSTGVPMITSKHPVAFSKDPRDKRLRSSVMISWDDINYIIDCGPDFRQQMIRQNVESIKGILFTHEHADHIAGLDEIRPYCFQMGAVPIYLSNRVLNKLEKRYDYIFATENRYPSAPKVETNLISHEHTLELHGVTVTPVEVMHGNLPILGYRFGDIAYITDIKTIHDEEKNKLKDLDVLVVTGLRKEPHATHFNIEEALSFISDLKPKKAYLTHISELLGFHEEVEKELPENVFLAYDGLIVEN from the coding sequence ATGGATAAAAAAAAACAAATTAAAGTTACTTTTTTAGGAACAGGTACTTCTACAGGTGTTCCTATGATTACAAGTAAGCACCCCGTTGCTTTTTCAAAAGACCCAAGAGACAAAAGATTACGATCTTCTGTGATGATTTCATGGGATGATATTAACTATATTATTGATTGTGGACCCGATTTTCGCCAACAAATGATTCGTCAAAATGTAGAAAGTATCAAAGGAATTTTGTTTACACATGAACATGCAGATCATATTGCAGGTTTAGATGAAATTAGGCCCTATTGTTTTCAAATGGGGGCAGTACCAATTTATTTAAGCAATAGGGTATTAAATAAATTAGAAAAACGATACGATTATATATTTGCAACGGAAAATAGATATCCTTCAGCTCCTAAAGTAGAAACAAATCTAATTTCTCATGAGCATACGTTGGAACTTCATGGTGTAACGGTTACCCCTGTTGAGGTTATGCACGGAAATTTACCAATTTTAGGGTATCGTTTTGGAGATATAGCGTATATTACTGATATCAAAACAATACATGATGAAGAAAAGAATAAATTGAAAGATTTAGATGTTTTAGTGGTAACAGGTTTGCGTAAAGAGCCTCATGCAACACATTTTAATATTGAGGAAGCTTTGAGTTTTATTAGTGATTTAAAGCCTAAAAAAGCTTATTTAACCCATATAAGTGAGTTACTTGGTTTTCATGAGGAGGTAGAAAAAGAACTTCCTGAAAATGTGTTTTTGGCTTACGACGGATTGATAGTAGAAAACTAA
- the kdsB gene encoding 3-deoxy-manno-octulosonate cytidylyltransferase: protein MKIIAMIPARYSASRFPGKLMKELGGKPVIVRTYEAALNTNLFDEVYVVTDSDVIYNTIEAVGGRVIKSKKEHETGSDRIAEAVEDLEVDIVVNVQGDEPFIDEVSLKKLIQIFKEDFQKEIDLASLKVHITKQEDIDNPNNVKVITDENNLALYFSRNPIPYHRDKDIEVKYYKHKGVYAFRKQALLDFYNLPMTPLESAEKIECIRYLEVGKKIKMVETNVEAIGIDTPEDLEKAIQYLNNG, encoded by the coding sequence ATGAAAATCATAGCAATGATTCCTGCGCGATATAGCGCTTCACGTTTTCCAGGTAAACTGATGAAGGAACTAGGAGGGAAGCCAGTGATTGTTAGAACCTACGAAGCTGCATTAAATACAAATTTGTTTGATGAAGTATATGTGGTTACAGATTCTGATGTTATTTATAATACGATAGAAGCAGTAGGAGGAAGAGTTATTAAAAGTAAAAAAGAACACGAAACTGGTTCTGATAGAATTGCTGAAGCAGTTGAAGATTTAGAAGTAGATATTGTTGTGAATGTGCAAGGAGATGAACCTTTTATAGATGAAGTTTCGCTTAAAAAATTAATTCAAATTTTTAAAGAAGACTTCCAAAAAGAAATAGACTTAGCTTCTTTAAAGGTACATATTACAAAACAAGAGGATATAGATAATCCTAATAATGTGAAAGTAATTACTGATGAGAATAACTTGGCATTGTATTTTTCTCGTAATCCAATACCTTATCATAGAGATAAGGATATAGAGGTTAAATATTATAAGCATAAAGGTGTATATGCTTTTAGAAAACAAGCCTTGTTAGATTTTTATAATTTGCCAATGACACCTTTAGAGTCAGCTGAGAAAATTGAATGTATTCGTTATTTGGAAGTAGGAAAAAAGATAAAAATGGTAGAAACCAATGTGGAAGCCATTGGTATAGATACACCAGAAGATTTAGAAAAAGCAATTCAATACTTAAACAATGGATAA
- a CDS encoding HAD family hydrolase: MDNIKVIAFDADDTLWVNETYFRDAENEFAKLLSDYETENKIHQELFKKEIANLSVYGYGVKGFVLSMVECALELSNYQINQQTIDRILNIGKEMLEKPIVLLDGVEEVLQALHGKYKLIVATKGDLLDQERKLEKSGILRYFHHTEVMSEKKVPDYNKLVKHLDIHPSELLMIGNSLKSDVLPLISIGASAIHVPFHTTWAHEEVTEEQKSEDYKTAGNIKEILTYL, encoded by the coding sequence ATGGATAATATTAAAGTTATAGCCTTTGATGCAGATGATACCTTGTGGGTAAATGAAACTTATTTTAGAGATGCCGAAAATGAGTTTGCTAAATTATTATCAGATTACGAAACTGAAAATAAAATACACCAGGAGTTATTTAAAAAAGAAATAGCAAACTTATCTGTTTATGGGTATGGAGTAAAAGGTTTTGTGCTTTCTATGGTTGAATGCGCTCTAGAACTTTCTAATTATCAAATTAATCAGCAAACTATTGATAGGATTCTAAATATTGGTAAAGAAATGTTAGAAAAACCAATTGTATTACTAGATGGAGTAGAAGAGGTATTACAAGCATTGCATGGTAAGTATAAATTGATAGTAGCAACTAAAGGAGATTTGTTAGATCAAGAACGTAAGTTGGAAAAATCTGGGATTTTAAGGTATTTTCATCATACTGAAGTAATGAGCGAAAAGAAAGTGCCAGATTATAATAAGTTAGTAAAGCATTTGGATATTCATCCTTCCGAATTATTGATGATAGGAAATTCGTTAAAATCTGATGTACTACCATTAATATCTATAGGAGCTTCTGCCATACATGTGCCGTTTCATACTACTTGGGCCCATGAAGAGGTTACTGAAGAACAAAAGTCAGAGGATTATAAAACGGCAGGGAATATTAAAGAAATTCTTACGTATTTATAA
- a CDS encoding HDIG domain-containing metalloprotein: MNKLINTLYRNNAIIYKAILFLITAFAIVYLFPKGGKFKYDYVQGKPWQYVTLIAPFDFAIQKTGDELEKEKKQIESTSRVYFTYKEDIKKGVKESFNNQISLIFPSDTLSSKTLSNMEDTGNKIIDKVYNVGFVSNEGVTKVKSTQDLVTLIRDNNAIEDVVFSKFVVSSKILQIIQEGTKEFAPYPRSILLNSLSELLEPNVFFDIKFTQKELQESLQNISLAKGKVSKGELIILKGDIVEGRKFNVLESFKNASKSQIWSKSNKNWIVFGYTVLVSLALLMLLLFLHRYRFEIFKDNNKVTFIFINVLLMIFVQTLVVKYNADFLYVVPLSILPIVLKAFFDARLGLFTHVLTVLLLGFIVPNSFEFIYLHIIAGIVTILTVSELYKRANLFISIGQITLIYMITYFAFSILKEGNADKINWEYFGLFAANGLLSFLSVFFIYFYEKVFGLVSDVTLLELSNTNSKLLRELNEKAPGTFQHSMQVANLAEAAANEIGANSMLVRTGALYHDIGKMANPMYFIENQSTGVNPHNDLSPRDSARIILDHVIKGIEIAKKNKLPDRIIDFIRTHHGTSVTYYFYKQELENSVDGEVDIKKFQYQGPIPFSKETAILMMCDAAEAASKSLKTPTAQSIDELIDRIVEKQKNENQFINSDITFREIEKIKKIIKNKLMNIYHLRVEYPD; encoded by the coding sequence ATGAATAAATTAATAAACACATTATATAGAAACAATGCTATTATATACAAAGCAATATTGTTTTTAATTACGGCTTTTGCGATTGTGTATTTGTTTCCAAAGGGAGGGAAGTTTAAGTACGACTATGTTCAAGGAAAACCTTGGCAGTATGTAACTTTAATTGCTCCTTTCGATTTTGCCATTCAAAAAACGGGAGATGAACTTGAAAAAGAGAAAAAACAAATTGAAAGTACCTCTAGAGTATATTTTACTTACAAAGAAGATATAAAGAAAGGAGTAAAGGAGTCTTTTAACAATCAAATTAGTTTAATTTTTCCTTCCGATACATTGTCTAGCAAGACTTTGTCAAACATGGAGGATACAGGAAACAAGATTATAGATAAAGTATATAATGTTGGATTTGTTTCAAATGAAGGAGTAACTAAGGTAAAAAGTACACAAGATTTAGTTACGTTGATTAGAGATAATAATGCGATTGAAGATGTGGTTTTTTCGAAGTTTGTAGTATCTAGTAAGATCCTTCAAATCATTCAAGAAGGAACCAAAGAGTTCGCTCCATACCCTAGATCAATACTTCTAAATAGTCTGTCTGAGTTGTTAGAACCTAATGTGTTTTTCGATATAAAGTTTACTCAAAAAGAATTGCAAGAATCATTACAGAATATTTCGCTCGCAAAAGGAAAAGTATCTAAAGGAGAGTTGATTATTTTAAAAGGAGATATTGTAGAGGGAAGGAAGTTTAATGTTTTAGAATCGTTTAAAAATGCTTCTAAATCACAAATTTGGTCAAAGTCTAATAAGAATTGGATTGTTTTCGGATATACCGTTTTGGTATCATTGGCTTTGCTTATGTTATTATTGTTTTTACATCGCTACAGATTTGAGATTTTTAAAGATAACAATAAGGTCACTTTTATATTTATCAATGTGCTATTGATGATTTTCGTACAGACGTTGGTTGTGAAGTACAATGCAGATTTTTTATACGTAGTACCCTTGAGTATACTTCCTATTGTTTTAAAAGCGTTTTTTGATGCTCGTTTGGGATTATTTACACACGTATTGACTGTATTATTACTAGGTTTTATTGTTCCGAACAGTTTTGAATTTATTTATTTGCACATTATTGCTGGAATAGTAACCATACTTACGGTATCTGAATTATATAAGAGAGCTAATTTGTTTATATCGATAGGGCAAATTACATTGATTTATATGATTACTTATTTTGCATTTTCAATTTTGAAAGAAGGAAATGCCGATAAGATTAATTGGGAATACTTTGGATTGTTTGCAGCGAATGGATTACTTTCTTTTTTATCTGTGTTCTTTATTTATTTTTACGAAAAAGTGTTTGGATTAGTTTCAGATGTAACCCTGTTGGAATTATCTAATACGAACTCAAAATTATTACGAGAGTTGAATGAAAAAGCACCAGGTACTTTTCAGCACTCCATGCAGGTTGCCAATTTAGCAGAAGCAGCAGCCAATGAAATAGGAGCCAATTCAATGTTGGTTAGAACCGGAGCTTTATATCATGATATTGGTAAAATGGCAAACCCGATGTATTTTATAGAAAACCAATCAACAGGTGTAAATCCACACAATGATTTATCACCTCGAGATAGTGCTCGAATTATTTTAGATCACGTTATTAAAGGGATTGAAATAGCAAAGAAGAATAAACTACCAGACCGTATTATAGATTTTATCAGAACTCATCATGGAACCAGTGTCACTTATTATTTTTATAAGCAGGAATTGGAGAATAGTGTAGATGGAGAGGTAGATATTAAGAAATTTCAATATCAAGGACCTATTCCATTTTCTAAAGAAACAGCTATTTTAATGATGTGTGATGCAGCGGAAGCAGCTTCTAAGAGTTTAAAAACGCCAACTGCGCAGAGTATCGATGAATTGATAGATCGAATTGTTGAGAAGCAAAAAAACGAGAATCAATTCATAAATTCGGATATCACGTTTAGAGAAATAGAAAAAATAAAAAAAATTATAAAGAATAAGTTGATGAATATCTATCACTTACGTGTTGAGTATCCAGATTAG
- a CDS encoding TonB-dependent receptor: MAITLKGDQKISTVLPTKSKALKINLNAHIYGTFAEIGAGQETVRNFFRAGGASGTIAKAMSAYDKDFSDAIYGIEDDGRYVTEARLKKMLKHEMDLIEERLDRQKHPDKLFFSYANTVATINFTKKFKGHGWVGIRFQLDPLEDYNEIVLHLRFKETEARLQQETLGILGVNLVYGAFYMNDNPKELVKSFYDNIDHDKLEIDMINFSGPRFMYVDNRLMSLQLVKNGMTNAVMFGPDGNNLLPAQVLYKKNILALRGSFRPVTKVNMDMFERSKDLFFAENKVSPEKTQVIFEITLSNLRAEGEINERDFLDRAELLCSLGQNVMITNFQEYFKLVEYFSEFTKERMGLAMGVYNLIQIFDEKYYRHLSGGILEAFGKLFFKDLKVYMYPYKDEESGEFITSENLKVHPRMKELYKFFKTNGRLVDIENFNSDILHIFSRTVLKMIKEGEEGWEDMLPEGISEMIKTNRLFGYSRRKVR; this comes from the coding sequence ATGGCAATTACGTTAAAAGGAGATCAGAAAATAAGTACAGTACTTCCTACTAAAAGTAAAGCTTTAAAAATCAATTTAAATGCCCATATTTATGGTACTTTCGCCGAGATTGGTGCAGGACAAGAAACAGTACGTAACTTCTTTAGAGCTGGAGGTGCGTCAGGTACAATAGCAAAAGCTATGAGTGCCTATGATAAAGATTTCTCCGACGCAATTTATGGAATTGAAGACGACGGACGTTATGTTACAGAGGCTAGATTAAAAAAGATGCTGAAACATGAGATGGACTTAATTGAAGAACGTCTTGATCGTCAAAAGCACCCAGATAAATTATTCTTTAGTTATGCCAATACTGTAGCAACCATTAACTTTACTAAAAAGTTTAAAGGACATGGTTGGGTTGGTATACGTTTTCAACTAGATCCATTAGAAGATTACAACGAGATCGTTTTACACCTTCGATTCAAAGAAACAGAAGCGAGATTACAACAAGAAACTTTAGGTATTTTAGGTGTAAACTTAGTATACGGAGCTTTTTATATGAATGACAATCCAAAAGAATTGGTAAAGTCGTTCTATGACAATATAGATCATGATAAGTTAGAAATTGATATGATCAATTTCTCAGGTCCAAGATTTATGTATGTTGATAACCGTTTAATGAGTTTACAACTTGTTAAAAATGGTATGACCAACGCAGTAATGTTTGGCCCTGATGGTAACAACTTACTACCAGCACAAGTTTTATATAAAAAGAACATCCTAGCATTACGTGGTAGTTTTAGACCTGTAACAAAAGTAAACATGGATATGTTTGAGAGGTCTAAAGACTTATTCTTTGCTGAAAATAAAGTTTCACCAGAAAAAACTCAGGTTATTTTTGAAATTACATTAAGTAACCTTAGAGCCGAAGGAGAAATTAACGAGCGAGACTTTTTAGATAGAGCTGAGTTACTTTGTTCTTTAGGACAGAATGTAATGATTACCAACTTCCAAGAGTACTTTAAACTAGTAGAATACTTTAGTGAATTTACTAAAGAACGCATGGGACTAGCTATGGGAGTTTATAACTTGATTCAAATTTTTGACGAAAAATACTACAGACATTTAAGTGGTGGTATTTTAGAAGCTTTTGGTAAGTTATTCTTTAAAGATTTAAAGGTATACATGTACCCTTATAAAGATGAAGAATCTGGTGAATTCATTACTAGCGAAAACTTAAAAGTTCATCCTAGAATGAAAGAACTATACAAGTTCTTCAAAACAAACGGAAGACTGGTTGACATTGAAAACTTTAACTCTGATATTTTACATATCTTCTCTAGAACTGTATTAAAAATGATTAAAGAAGGTGAAGAAGGATGGGAAGATATGCTACCAGAAGGAATTTCTGAAATGATAAAAACAAACCGATTATTTGGTTATTCAAGAAGAAAAGTTAGATAA
- a CDS encoding sensor of ECF-type sigma factor, protein MKKVTLLLTLLLFSSFGLSAQMKYRKGKQEKIKAAKVAFITDKLDLTEKEAQQFWPLYNSFQKKINSLRFEERQKIKKQIGGLENLDTLSESEAKDIVKRISNIKSDIYQTEQEFQKKLRGILSYKKVLKLEIAEREFHRTLIRKLKHRRVKK, encoded by the coding sequence ATGAAAAAAGTTACCTTACTACTTACTCTTTTACTTTTCTCAAGTTTTGGGCTCTCAGCTCAGATGAAATACAGAAAAGGAAAACAAGAAAAAATAAAAGCAGCTAAAGTTGCCTTTATTACTGATAAACTGGATTTAACCGAAAAAGAAGCTCAACAATTTTGGCCTTTATATAATTCTTTTCAAAAGAAAATTAACTCTTTAAGGTTTGAAGAGCGTCAAAAAATTAAAAAGCAAATTGGAGGTTTAGAAAACTTAGATACACTTTCAGAAAGTGAAGCTAAGGACATTGTAAAGCGAATCAGTAATATTAAGTCTGACATTTATCAAACAGAACAAGAGTTTCAGAAAAAACTAAGAGGAATTTTAAGCTATAAAAAAGTACTTAAACTTGAAATTGCTGAAAGAGAATTCCATCGAACATTGATACGAAAACTAAAACATAGAAGAGTTAAAAAATAA
- a CDS encoding HYC_CC_PP family protein, whose amino-acid sequence MKQVFHKIISFVMAIMVLLSTVSFTIDMHYCGDTLVDTAIFKKAKNCGMNMKASTSNSNSECSVTKKNCCTDKQVTIDGQDELKVSHSSLSFDQQVFIASFVYTYINLFESVEEDKTLYRLYKPPLVVKEIYKLDETYLI is encoded by the coding sequence ATGAAACAAGTATTTCATAAAATAATATCTTTTGTAATGGCTATAATGGTCTTACTTTCTACGGTTTCTTTTACCATAGATATGCATTATTGCGGTGATACTTTGGTAGATACTGCCATTTTCAAAAAAGCAAAAAATTGCGGAATGAATATGAAAGCATCTACTTCAAATTCAAACTCAGAGTGCTCTGTTACAAAGAAAAATTGTTGTACCGATAAACAAGTTACAATTGATGGTCAGGATGAATTAAAAGTATCTCATTCTTCTCTTTCATTTGACCAGCAAGTTTTTATTGCTTCTTTTGTATATACTTACATCAATTTATTTGAAAGTGTAGAAGAAGATAAAACGCTTTATAGACTTTATAAACCTCCTTTAGTCGTCAAGGAAATCTATAAACTTGACGAGACTTATTTAATTTGA
- a CDS encoding RNA polymerase sigma factor has protein sequence MNTLTEEITLLNQLQNNTTKEQAFRWLISEYKERLYWHIRKIVISHDDTDDVLQNTFIKVYRSIDKFKGESKLFSWMYRIATNEAITFINKRAKEKNIDISDMQFQLASNLDSDTWFDGDKIQIILQKAIATLPQKQQLVFNMKYFDDMKYQEISDILDTSVGALKASYHHAVKKIEEYVKFNQH, from the coding sequence ATGAATACTTTGACCGAAGAAATTACATTACTCAATCAATTACAAAACAATACAACCAAAGAACAAGCGTTTCGTTGGTTAATTTCTGAATACAAGGAACGTTTGTATTGGCATATAAGGAAAATTGTAATTTCTCACGATGATACAGATGATGTACTTCAAAATACTTTTATAAAAGTATACAGAAGTATCGATAAGTTTAAAGGAGAAAGTAAATTGTTTTCTTGGATGTACAGAATTGCTACCAACGAAGCCATTACCTTTATTAACAAGAGAGCTAAAGAAAAAAACATTGATATTTCTGATATGCAATTTCAACTAGCGTCAAATTTAGATAGCGATACTTGGTTTGATGGTGATAAAATTCAAATTATATTGCAAAAAGCAATTGCCACATTACCTCAAAAACAGCAATTAGTTTTTAATATGAAATATTTTGATGATATGAAATATCAAGAAATTTCAGACATACTAGATACCTCTGTGGGAGCGTTAAAAGCTTCATATCATCACGCCGTAAAAAAAATAGAAGAATACGTAAAGTTTAATCAACATTAA
- a CDS encoding CatA-like O-acetyltransferase has protein sequence MKYLDIDSWNRKELFHHFRTLKDPTFGLVADVEVTRVFKDSKEKGDSFFVRYLHACMTAINNVEALKYRVEGDKIAVYETIHASATIAREDHTFGFSFVEFNENFVVFNNNFQKEKKRIQETRDLFPPKYSLGCIHCSAIPWVSFSGHKEPFSGNKDDSVPQLAFGKIKEENDKLMMPVAINVNHALVDGYHVGLFFEEFQNQLDKIN, from the coding sequence ATGAAATATTTAGATATAGATTCTTGGAATAGAAAAGAATTGTTTCATCATTTTAGAACATTAAAAGATCCAACTTTTGGATTGGTTGCTGATGTTGAGGTAACTAGAGTTTTTAAAGATTCTAAAGAAAAAGGAGATTCGTTTTTTGTACGTTATCTGCATGCATGCATGACTGCAATAAATAATGTAGAGGCATTAAAGTATAGGGTAGAAGGCGATAAAATTGCAGTTTATGAAACTATTCATGCTTCGGCTACTATAGCAAGAGAAGATCATACCTTTGGATTTTCGTTTGTTGAATTCAATGAAAACTTTGTTGTTTTTAATAATAATTTCCAAAAAGAAAAAAAACGAATACAAGAAACAAGAGATTTATTTCCTCCTAAATATTCATTAGGATGTATTCATTGTTCTGCAATTCCATGGGTAAGTTTTTCTGGGCATAAAGAACCGTTTTCAGGAAATAAAGATGATAGCGTTCCTCAATTGGCTTTTGGAAAAATAAAAGAAGAAAATGATAAATTAATGATGCCAGTAGCAATAAATGTAAATCATGCTTTAGTGGATGGATATCATGTTGGTTTATTTTTTGAAGAATTTCAAAATCAATTAGATAAAATAAATTAA